The Klebsiella aerogenes KCTC 2190 region CAGCTCTTTCAGGCTTTTCGGCGGATTTTTCAGCTTGTTTTTGTCATACACGAAGGCGAAGTAGCCGTAGTCGTAAGGTACAAAAGTGTCATTATCCCAGCCGCCGGGTACGGTGACTGCGCTGGCCGGCACGCCGCTTTTGGCAAACAGTTTGCTCTGCGCCGCCGCTGCCAGCAAATTGTTATCAAGGCCGAGCACGACATCGGCTTTGCTGTTTTTGCCTTCCATTCGCAGCCGGTTAAGCAGCGAGACGCCATCTTCGAGGGCGACATATTTCAGTTCGCAGCCGCAATCGGCCTCAAAGGCCTTTTTCACCGCCGGGCCAGGACCCCAGTCGGCGGAGAATGAATCGTAGGTGTAAACGGTCAGGACCGGTTTAGCAAAGACCGGGGCGGCGACCAGCGCCAGCAGGGGAAGCAGTTTTTTCAACACTTTGCACCTCAGTATATGGGGAGGCAAAGGATTTTGAGTAGGCCTCAAATCCCTTCGCCGGCGTTATCCGGATCAGGTTCGACGGGTATTTTCTCAGCCCATACGCTTCATCCTTCAAGCCGCATCTGGGTTAGCTTCGCGCGTTCACCCCAGTCACATAGTTATCTATGCTCCAGGGGATTCACCCGCTTGCTGCCTTGATGCAACTTGAATGATATTGCGTATGTTTATTAGCACCCCGTTGAGAACGGCGATAGTGTAATGATTTTGTTAGATGACGCAAAGCATTCAGGGCTCCGGCGGGGCGAACCACGCCGATTTAAAGTCGAACCAGCCGAGGGTGTTCATGCGCACGCCGCGCATACTGCGCTGGCCCTGAATCATTAGCCAGTGGTGGATCAGCGGTACAATATGCTGCTTCTCCAGCAGTTGCTGGCTCCAGGTCGCCGGGTTGAACTCGCCTGCGCGCCAGCGGTTGGCGTCTGCCTCCCAGTCGATGGGAATGCAGTGATGCATCAGCGGCACTTCATATAAATAGGCGAACAGGGAAAAATCGATCGGCAACGTGAAATTGACGCTGTTGAGCCAGATATCGCTCACCGTTTCGCCGCGATGCCAGTCGTCGTACTCCAGCTCCTGAATGTTCAGCCTCACCTGATGTTCCGCCAGCAGCGCCCGCATGATCCCGCCAATGACCCGATGTTCCACATGATCGCGATAGTAGGTGAGGGTAACTGACTCCAGGCCGGCTGGTTTATCGCAGGCGTGACTGCGGGCGTGGTGCCAGCGCGGCAGCAAGCCGTAGGCCGGGAACCAGTTGCCTTGATAGTGCTCGCCGGCGTGATACAGCAGGTTGGCGGGCTGGAACAGATAACTTAACCAGCGGCGCACGTCATCATTGCCGCCCAGCGGGCTTCGACTATCAAAGAGCAGGTAATAGCACCCCTCTTCCAGGCGGCTCTCTACGGCTTTTTCGCTCTCGGTATTGCCCTGCAGGGTTAAGCCGCCGTTGGGTTCTTCGCTAATTTCCGGCAGCACCCAGACGTTAACCTCATCGATCAGCGCCCGATAGCCGAAGTACTCTTCGAAGGCATGGATTTTCAACTGATTTTGATTATTGCGCGCGACCGCGTAAGGGCCGGTACCGATAGGCATACTGGAAAAGTTCTCCATCGTCCGCCATTCCTGCGGCAGCGCCATCGCCGGGACCTGGCCTAACAGCCAGGGCAGCCAACGATCCGGCTGGCTAAGGTGAATATCCAGCGTCCAGGCGGTCGGCGAGACGATGCGCTCGATATGGGAAAATAGCGGCAGTTCGCTGCTGCGCTGTAGCGAGGAGATAACGTCGGCCATCTCCAGCTCCCGGCCATGATGGAAATGAATGCCGGGACGCAGGAAAAAGCGCCAGTGGTTAGGCGAAATTTGCTGCCAGTGGTGGGCGATATCGGCCTCCAGTTCCCCATTTTCCTCATTTACCCGCGTCAGCGCGCTAAAAATTTGCCGTGCGATGTGGGTCTCCGAACGGCGCAACGCGCTGCCGGGCAGCAGATTCTTCATCGGCCGATAGTAGAGCACGCGCAGGATGTGGCGCCCCTGGCGGAAGCTGCGGCCAAGATGGGAGATCAACATCTGTCTGACCGCGGTTTTATCGCCAACCAGTTGCACCAGCTGATCGATGCGATCCTGCTCCAGTAGATCCTCGGCGCGCTGCTGCTGCAGCGCCAGACCGGTATAAAGGAAGGTCAGTCGGGAACGCTTGCCGCGCCCGGCTTCGGATTCCCAGGCAAGCCAGCCGCGCGCTTCCATCAGATTAAGCAAGGTGCGCATATGGCGGCGCGAACAGCTGAGCATTTCCGCCAGTTCGTTGAGGGTGGTCTGCTGCGACCTGCCGTCGCAGCATTGCCACAGGCGGATGAACTGTTGTTGCAGACGACTGGAAGGCATAAAAGAGGAACTCCTGACGAAAACTCAGCAATTTATCAGTTCCTATATTAAGCCAATAATGGACCTCGATGAAGTAAGGAGATGAATATGACGAGGTCAACCACTAAGCAGTTCTATCAACGGTACTTTTCTGCGACGCAGGGAGCGTCCTGGCTGGCCCGCCAGTTAGCAGGTAGGCAGCAGAAAATGCTGGAGGAATTGATGCAGTGGGGAGTTACGTCGCCGACCTCCGATCGTTGACTTGCCGACATCATGTGTGACTGAGTATTGGTGTTATACTCGCCATCTTCAGGCTGCAAGCGCATTGGCTGCAACTCGAAATCCAGAGTATTGAATCACCCGCCAGCAGATTGCTTCTGCTGGCTTTTTTCGTTTACTTCGCGTGTGTTAAGGATATTTCATGCTGTGGTTGATGACGATGGGGCGACGGCTAAACGGCGTCTACGCCGCCTTTATGCTGGTGGCTTTTATGATGGGGGTGGCCGGGGCGCTGCAGGCGCCGACGCTTAGCCTGTTTCTCAGCCGCGAAGTCGGCGCGCAGCCGTTCTGGGTTGGCCTGTTTTATACGGTGAATGCGATTGCCGGTATCCTGGTGAGCCTGGCGCTGGCCAAACGATCCGATAGCCGCGGCGATCGTCGGCGGTTAATTATGTTCTGCTGCCTGATGGCAGTGGGTAACGCGCTGCTGTTCGCTTTCAACCGCCATTATCTGACGCTTATTACCTGCGGTGTCATGCTGGCTTCGGTCGCTAATGCGGCAATGCCGCAGCTGTTTGCCCTCGCCCGCGAATACGCCGATAGCTCTGCCCGCGAAGTGGTGATGTTCAGCTCGGTGATGCGCGCCCAGCTGTCGCTGGCGTGGGTCATTGGCCCACCGCTGGCTTTTATGCTGGCGTTGAATTATGGCTTTACGACCATGTTCTCCATTGCCGCCGGGATTTTTGTCATCAGCCTGGCGCTGATTGCCTTTAAGCTGCCTTCGGTGGCGCGAGTGACGCAACTGCAGGAAGGCAGCAGCCTGCCGGAGCTGGAAGGCGGCTGGCGCGATAAAAACGTGCGCATGCTGTTTATCGCTTCTACGCTGATGTGGACCTGCAACACGATGTATATCATCGATATGCCGTTGTGGATCAGTAGCGATCTTGGCCTGCCGGATAGTCTGGCGGGGATACTGATGGGCACGGCTGCCGGTCTTGAAATTCCGGCGATGATCCTGGCCGGCTACTACGTTAAGCGTTGGGGTAAACGCAAAATGATGGTGGCGGCAGTCGCCGCCGGCGTGCTGTTCTATGTGGGGCTGATTATGTTCCATGGCCGCACGGCGCTGCTGGCGCTGCAGCTATTCAATGCTATTTTCATCGGTATTATCGCCGGGATCGGCATGTTGTGGTTCCAGGATCTGATGCCGGGGCGCGCCGGGGCGGCGACCACGCTGTTTACCAATAGTATCTCCACCGGAGTTATTCTGGCCGGAGTGATTCAGGGAGCGCTGTCGCAAAGCTATGGTCACGGTAGTGTGTACTGGACAATCGCGGCGATTTCTCTGCTGACGCTGTTTTTGACCAGCCGGGTTAAAGATATTTAAGTCATCTCCCGCGCCGGCCATGCTGGCCCGGCGCGGGATAGCGTTACTTCAGTACGATTCGCTTGATGTCGCCGATAATAAAGATGTAGGCAATCACCCCGATCAGCGCGGTCACGCCAACGTAAATGAGGGCGTAAAAGAAGTTACCGGTGGCTGATATAATCACGCCAATGATGAGTGGCGCAATAATTGATGCCAGGTTGGCGCAGAAGTTAAATATACCGCCGGTCAATCCAGCCATATTATCCGGGGCAATATCAGATATTAACGTCCAGCCCAGACCGACCATTCCCTGACCAAAGAAAGCGATCGACATAATAATAATCACCGTCGAATTCGCGCTGACCCAATTGGCGGCGATAATGCAGCTGGAAAGGAGTAATCCAGAAATTATTGGAAGTTTTCGGCTTATATTTGCCGAGCCGGTACGCTTAAGTAGCCTGTCGGAAAGCCAGCCGCCGAAGATGATGCCAACCGCGGCGGCCAGGAAGGGCCAGGTGGCGAAAAAACCTACATGAAGCCACGGTAGATGGCGTTCGTTGGCCAGATAGGTTGGAAACCAGGTGAGGAAAAAGACCAGCGTGGTGTTACCGGCAAACTGCCCCAGGCTGGCGCCGATAATTTGTCGGCAGCACACTAGCCGCCTGGCATCACGCCAGTTAAATGGAATGTTTTCACTCTTATTGGCAATCTGGTTGGCGCCAATATAATCCAGTTCTGCTTTATTTGCTGTTTTCGATTCATGTGGCTCATGATAAAAACGCCACCATACGAAAGTGAATAAAATTCCAAGCCCGCCGGTCAGAAAAAATAAGGTGCGCCAGCCGTGGTGTTCGAGGATTAAAAATAACAATGGCGAGAAGGCGGCTAACCCAATGTATTCACCAACCGTATAAGTTGCGGTAGCCCTGGCCCGTTCATGCTGGGGAAACCATTTGCTGACGATGCGGCTATTGGCCGGAAAGCAGGGGGCTTCACTGACGCCCAGGCCCAGACGCAAAAGGAGCAAAGATTTCAGCCCCAGAGAGAAGCTTTGCAGCAGCGTAAACAGAGACCAAAAGAAGATGGAGAGGGCGTAGGTCAATTTATTACCGAATCGGTCTAAAAACATGCCGCCAGGAATTTGCGCCAGCGCATAAGTCCAGGCAAAAGCGGAAAAAACAATGCCCATCATCGCCGGATCAATATGGATTTCAGTGGTTAATTTTGGAGCAACGATTCCAAGAATGGTACGATCGAGATAATTAATCATCGTACCCAGCGATAACAGCGATAAAATAAAAATACGCGTTCTGCTTCTTTTTAGCGTGCCGGGCGATGATGCCAGACTCCCTTGAGCGTCAGGTATGCACATAAAGATTTCCTTTAAAGTTTAAAATATTTTTGCATGTATTTATGCATGCAGAAATACTCTAAGGATTCATAGACTGGGTCTATGAATGGCAACGCTTTGTTACGCACAAAAGGAAATATCAAATAATATTTGATGTGAATCTGATATTGACTCGTTGTAGCGTATTATCAACCTGCCGCATGGTATATTAAACGCAGTGGTCTTATTCTTATATTATACGGACAAAAATAATGAACCTGAAGCAACTTTATTATTTTAAGCGATTGAGCGAGACGGAGCATTACACCGAAGCAGCATCCAGTCTGTTCATTACTCAACCCTCGCTAAGCCACGCCATATCTGAGCTGGAGAAGGAACTTGGCGTGGCGCTGTTCGCCAGAAAAGGACGCAACGTCAAAATTACGCAAAACGGTAAACGTTTTTTGCCCTATGTGGAGGATGCGCTCGCTTCTCTGGAGAACGGGCGTCTGACGCTGCAAAACAATGATAGTGAAAAGAAAGAGAATATTCGTATCGCCTTTATTTATACGATGGGTGAATCTGTTGTTCCGCAGTTAATTAATAAATACACTAATTCACCTTCCAGTCACAAGGTGACTTTTTCCTTTACGCAAGGCACTTCGCTTTCGTTATTACAAGCGTTAAAGGCAGGAAAAACCGATCTGGCGATTTGTTCATATATTGCCGATGAACCCGAAATCGACTTTATTCCTATTATTCAGCAGGAGTTGGTGGTGGTAACCGCGAAAGATCATCCGCTTGCCCGGCTGTATGATAATGAGGTCGATTTGGTTGAGACGATTCACTATCCCTATATCTATTTTTCAGAGAACAGCGGTCTGCGGCCTTTTATTGATAATGTCTTTATGCAACAAAAACTGGTACCGGATATCGCCTGCTACGTCGATGAAGATACTGCGATGGCGGGGCTGGTTAGCATCGACTATGGCATTGCGATTATGCCGAGGATCTCCGCACTGGCAAATTATAACGTGCGCATTCTGAAGATTAAAAATGCGATCCCACCTCGTTATATTTACCTCGCAACAATGAAGGAAAGGGTACTTTCCTCAGCGATTCAATCGTTTAAAAACGTCATCATTAACGATAGCCAGAGAATCAACTGAGCAAGCGCCCGGAGACTGGCTCCGGGCAGCCTGTTTATCAGGACAAAATGTCCATTAGTTCGCGCAGCTTAGCGATGGCTATTTGGCCCGGCGCGGAGGCCTGGCCGACGGTGCCAAAGGTCATCGCTGAACCGAACAAGCGACCGGTTACCCGGCTCACGCCGCCGGATTTGCCCATCGACATGGTGATCAGCGGGCGCGTCGCATACTTCTCTTTCATGGTCAGCGTCGCGGAAAGCAGAGTGAGAACGTCCTGAGGCGTCTGCGGCATCACCGCGATCTTCGGCAGATCGGCACCCAGATCCTGCATTCGACGCAGTCGATAGATGATATCTTCCTGCGCCGGTGTTTTATGGAAATCATGATTGCTCATGATCACTTTTACGCCGGCCTGATGGGCGTCGTTCACCAGCGCGCGAATTTGCGCTTCATCGTTAAACAACTCGATGTCGATAACATCGACTAATCCGCTTAGGGCCGCCTGGCGGTTAAGTTCAAAATACGCTTCGTCGCTGATTTCCGTTTCGCCGCCTTCTTTCTTACTGCGGAAGGTGAACAGCAGCGGGAGTGCTTTCAGGGTATGACGGATTTCCGCCAGTGCGGCCAGCACCTGGGGGATTTCCCGGACGTGAGTAAAATGGTCAACGCGCCATTCGATAATATCAGCGCCCGCGTCAACCAGGCCCTGAGCATTAGTCAGCAGTTCATCCAGCGTTTTTCCGATCAGCGGTACGCAAATTAAGGTTTCGCCTTCCTTGAAGGTGATGTTCTTTACGGTTACTGCAGTTGTCATGTAGGTATCCATTATTGTTGTCGTTGAACCTCAGGCGGTGACGGTGGTGCGAGACACTCTTTGCGCCGCGCGAGCCTGAAGTTGACGATAGCCGATGTACAGGGCGATCACAAAGCCGATGACGGCGATCAGGAAATCAAACCACATAATGCTGGCAATGCTAATCTGCGAAAGCTTTGCGGTGATAAGCGGGATCGTGAAGCTCGCGATGCTGCCTGCGGTGTAGAAGATCCCCGTTGCCTTGCCTTTGCCGTTCGGAAAGCTCATTGCCATGATGGTCGCCCCCAGCTGCAGTACCCCGCCGGCGGCGGAAAAGCCGATGACGAAGGCAAAACCGGTAACCATCACCGGTGTCGGGAATAAGCACACTAACAGCAGTGAGACCATCGACAGACAGGTGTAGATGATCATGGCTACCGCGGAACTGAACACCTCTTTGACGAAGGCGGCGGTCACGAAGACGCAGACCAGTGAACCGACGGTATAGATACTCAGCAGCTTGATCGCCGAGGCATAAGGCATACCGACCACGAACTGGCCATATTGCGCCAGCCACTGGCTTACCAGGTAAAAGGTCGCCATGCCGATATAGCCGTACAGGGTAAAGATTACCATGTCCAGTTTGTTGGCTTGCGGTTTAGCGGAAGCCGCTGCCTGCGCCGCTGGGATCTCTTCTTTTTTGGCCGCCTGGCTATCGGGGAACGGCATCTTGAGCAGATAGATTGCGCTCAAGATAAACAGAGCCGCCGCAATCACAAACGACCAGCCAAACCACAGATTTGCCCATATTAGCAGGCTGATAATGAACGGCAGCAGGAACTGCCCTGCGGAAACGAAAGCTTTGATGAGCACGTTAGCGCGGCTGGCGGAGTGCGGGAAAGACTCCATCAGCGCCGGATAGGTTCCGGAGTCGAGGAAGCTGTTCGCCAGACCAGCCATGATGCCGAACACGTAGGCCAGATAGATATTTTTGGTCAGCAGAATGCCGACGAAGAAGATCAGATAACTCAGGATCCCTAGATAGATAAAAGGCTTACGACCAAAGCGATCCGACAAAAAGCCGGTCACGATCGTCGCCAGCTTACCGATACCTAATGAGGAGATAACGATCGATACGCCAGCAGCGTCTGTTCCCCACTGTTCCTGAAGATGGGCCATGTTGAGGGTGATTAACAGCACCCCCATGCCGTGGATCAGGTAGTTGAGATACAGCCCTGCCGCAGTAGGGATGTATTTATTTTTCATCTCTGGCCTCTTAGAACAGAATGCTCTTGACGTATTCAACCGGCATCTCTTTGCCCGTCCAGATTTCGAACGCGCGCGCGCCTTGCCACAGCATCATTCCCAGGCCGTTGAGGGTCCGGCAGCCTTTTTTCTCCGCCACTTCCAGCAGATAGGTTTTACGCGGGTTATAGACGACGTCGGAGACAATCAGATCCGGGCGCAGGAAGCTGTCGTTTGGCAGCAGCATTTGGCCTTCGAAAGGCTTCATACCGACGCCGGTGGCGTTGGTGAGGATCACGCTGCTGTCGATTTCGGCGCGCAGCTTGTCATGATCGTCGAGATCGAAAAGGTGGATCTCGCAGTCGGTGTTATCGCGGATCTTGGCCACGGTCTGCTCGGCATTGGCGAAGAACTTGTCTTTGCGGTTGAAGATCGAGATGGCCTTCACGCCGTCGAGCGCGGCCTGTACGCTGATGGCGGTAGCCGCGCCGCCTGCGCCGAGGATGGTCATCTTTTTGCCGATGATATCGATACCAGCCTCCGACAGCGCGCGCATATAGCCGGTGCCGTCGGTAATGTGGCCGGTTAACACGCCATTATCGTTGACCACGGTATTGACCGCGCCGACCAGCTGCGCCGCCGGCGAGAGCTTATCGAGATACTGGCAAATTTCGGTTTTATTCGGCATTGAGACGTTGTAACCGCGCAGCTTCAGCGCGCGGAAACCCTGCACGACATCTTTTAGCTCCTGGTTATCGACTTCGAACGCCAGGTAGGCGTAATCCAGGCCAAGATGCGCAAAGGCTTCGTTGTGCATAGTCGGCGACATGCTATGACGAATCGGGGTAGCGATTAAGCCAATCAGTTCGGTATGACCGGTAAGACGTTCTGCCATGATAAATATCCTCAATATGTTAAAAATGGAATCTGTTGCGCTTCGCGATTGCCGAGTACGCCCATGTCTTCGAGTATCTCCAGCACGTTGCGGCCTTCGCGCACGCCGTCGATAATTCGCCGGGCCGACAGGCTGTCACCGATATTCATGATTTTTACGTTGTTGGCGGCGGCCCACTGGGCGATGTCGTCGAGACCAGCACGGTTGGCGCGCATTCCCAGGCAGACAAAGCCGTAGTCGAAGGGAATATCGAACGTGCCGCTGGCGGTACTCACGGTGAAATGGTCTGGCGCTACGGCGGTTAATCGGGTCCGCATGTGTTGTTCCACCTGGTGTTCTTCCAGCATGGTCAACATCGCGTTTTTGGTAATAATGTCGAGGTCCTGTCCCGGCGCGTCTTGCATTTCAATTAGCACCGTCTCGGCGCCGCGCGCGGAGAAGTATTCAATGACGTCCAGGCCGACGGCGCCGCCGCCAACCACCACGATGCGTTTACCTGCGGCATCGGCAAAGGTGTCCAGATGGTTAATCATTCCGGTTATCGAGAACAGGCGACCACCTTCGGCGTCAATGTTCTCGCGCAGGCCGTCGATAGGCGGCAGCAGAGGAACCGATCCGGTGGCATTGACGATGAGCTGTGGATGCAGCGCGGCGACTGAAGCGACATCGGCGCGTTTACCGACCTGCAGCATCAGATTGCTTAGCCCGGAAAGGCGGTTTTTCATAAACTGCGGGAAATCAGCGATCCGTTTTTTCTCCGGCAGCAGCGCAATGGTGCTGGCCAGGCCGCCGACGTGGCTTTTCTCTTCCAGCAGCCAGGTGTTGCAGCCGACTTCCGCGGCGGTACAGGCGGCTTCCATTCCGGCCGTGCCGGCGCCGATCACCACGACGTTGGTTTCTCGTGAGACTCGCTGCTGCTTGTAAGCGTCGCCGTGGATAATGTCCGGATTGATCGAGCAGCGCAGCGGGCGAGAGCGGGCGATACGGTGATCCGCACAGCCGATATTGCAGGAGATGCATTTGCGCATCAGACGCTCATTGCCGCTTTGTACTTTCTGCACCCATTCTGGCTCGGCAATCAACCCACGACCAATGGCGATCAGATCGGCATCGCCGGTAGCGAGGATATCTTCGGCGATTTTTGGCGAACGAATGTTGCCGGCGATCACCGTCGGCTTATGGAATTTGTCGCGTACCGCGCGGGAGAGGTAGCGCTTCCAGCCGTCTTCCAGCGACATCTGGTCGATTTGCAGGTTCAGGTTATCGTTCTGCGCGGCAGAGACGTTAATGATGTCGACTTTGTCCTGGCACAGTTCGAGGATGCGCAGCGAATCTTCCAGCGTGTTGCCGCCCTTTAAGAAATCGTCGGCGCTGATGCGCAGGCTGATTGGGAAACGCGGCCCGACGCAGGCGCGAACCTTATCGATAATCAGGCTTAATATGCGGGTGCGGTTTTCGATACTGCCGCCAAATTCGTCGGTACGTTTATTAAATAACGGTGACAAAAACTGGCTAATTAAATAGGAATGGCCGCCATGAATTTCTACACAGTCAAATCCGGCGCGGCGCACGCGCTCCGCGGCGTCGCCGAATTTGTCCACCGCGTGATAAATTTCCTCATGGGTCATTGGCCGCGGAATATTACCGTGCTTTTTCGACGGCGTGCAGGAAGCGGATAACGGCGTCTGCCCATTCAGGCGATAAGCATAAGCCGAAGCGCCCGCGTGGTTCAGCTGAATCGCTACGCAAGCGCCGTGTTTATGAAGGGTTTCGGTTAATTTAAACAGGCGTGGGATATATTGATCGTTATCGATGCGTAACTGCGTTGTACCATTGGAGGCGAAGGGAAAATCGATGCAGATATTTTCCACGGTAATGAGCCCGGTGCCGCCTTTCGCCCGCAGCTCGTAGTATTCAAGCTGTTCCTGCGAGACCTCGCCGTTGAGGGTAGCCATATTGGTGCCCATCGGCGGCATAATAATACGGTTTTTTATGGTCATCCCGTTGATGGTCAGCGGGCTGAATAGGTGAGGATAGTGGCTCATTTAGGCTCTCCACAAGAACGCCCGGCGACCCACGAGGTGATGTAGGCGGCGTGGCGTATCTAAAGTTAATATTTCTCTGTCTGGAAAGATAACGAGCCGGGGAGGGGAAAAATAATGCTTTTTTTTGCGCTGAGCTATAGGGGTTTTCTATGGAGTTAACCGTTAATTCACATATTGCTCGGTTTGTTTTAAATACTTCCGTTGATTATTTACTTGTCATTGTGGATATATACAAAAATAGCCTGCTAATGCCGGTATAAATGCACGATGAGGGATGGGAAGGATAAAATTATCTATTAATTATACGTATTAATATGCGCCTGAGAGGGGCAAAAAGAGAAAGCCCGGCTTGTTCACCGGGCTTGAAGATTAGTTCATAAAGGCGGGCTGTTGGCGTTCGTAGGCGGAAATCGCCTCTTCATGCTGCAGCGTCAGGCCGATGCTATCCAGGCCGTTGAGCATACAGTGGCGGCGGAAGTCGTCGATTTTAAAGCTGTAGGTTTTATCCCCGGCTTTAACCACCTGCGCTTCAAGGTCAACTTCAAAGCTGATGCCCGGGTTCGCCTGTACCAGCTTGAACAGCTCGTCCACCTGCTCATCGCTGAGCGTCACCGGCAGCAGTTGGTTAT contains the following coding sequences:
- the sgrR gene encoding HTH-type transcriptional regulator SgrR produces the protein MPSSRLQQQFIRLWQCCDGRSQQTTLNELAEMLSCSRRHMRTLLNLMEARGWLAWESEAGRGKRSRLTFLYTGLALQQQRAEDLLEQDRIDQLVQLVGDKTAVRQMLISHLGRSFRQGRHILRVLYYRPMKNLLPGSALRRSETHIARQIFSALTRVNEENGELEADIAHHWQQISPNHWRFFLRPGIHFHHGRELEMADVISSLQRSSELPLFSHIERIVSPTAWTLDIHLSQPDRWLPWLLGQVPAMALPQEWRTMENFSSMPIGTGPYAVARNNQNQLKIHAFEEYFGYRALIDEVNVWVLPEISEEPNGGLTLQGNTESEKAVESRLEEGCYYLLFDSRSPLGGNDDVRRWLSYLFQPANLLYHAGEHYQGNWFPAYGLLPRWHHARSHACDKPAGLESVTLTYYRDHVEHRVIGGIMRALLAEHQVRLNIQELEYDDWHRGETVSDIWLNSVNFTLPIDFSLFAYLYEVPLMHHCIPIDWEADANRWRAGEFNPATWSQQLLEKQHIVPLIHHWLMIQGQRSMRGVRMNTLGWFDFKSAWFAPPEP
- a CDS encoding MFS transporter; its protein translation is MCIPDAQGSLASSPGTLKRSRTRIFILSLLSLGTMINYLDRTILGIVAPKLTTEIHIDPAMMGIVFSAFAWTYALAQIPGGMFLDRFGNKLTYALSIFFWSLFTLLQSFSLGLKSLLLLRLGLGVSEAPCFPANSRIVSKWFPQHERARATATYTVGEYIGLAAFSPLLFLILEHHGWRTLFFLTGGLGILFTFVWWRFYHEPHESKTANKAELDYIGANQIANKSENIPFNWRDARRLVCCRQIIGASLGQFAGNTTLVFFLTWFPTYLANERHLPWLHVGFFATWPFLAAAVGIIFGGWLSDRLLKRTGSANISRKLPIISGLLLSSCIIAANWVSANSTVIIIMSIAFFGQGMVGLGWTLISDIAPDNMAGLTGGIFNFCANLASIIAPLIIGVIISATGNFFYALIYVGVTALIGVIAYIFIIGDIKRIVLK
- a CDS encoding shikimate dehydrogenase yields the protein MAERLTGHTELIGLIATPIRHSMSPTMHNEAFAHLGLDYAYLAFEVDNQELKDVVQGFRALKLRGYNVSMPNKTEICQYLDKLSPAAQLVGAVNTVVNDNGVLTGHITDGTGYMRALSEAGIDIIGKKMTILGAGGAATAISVQAALDGVKAISIFNRKDKFFANAEQTVAKIRDNTDCEIHLFDLDDHDKLRAEIDSSVILTNATGVGMKPFEGQMLLPNDSFLRPDLIVSDVVYNPRKTYLLEVAEKKGCRTLNGLGMMLWQGARAFEIWTGKEMPVEYVKSILF
- the aroD gene encoding type I 3-dehydroquinate dehydratase, whose translation is MTTAVTVKNITFKEGETLICVPLIGKTLDELLTNAQGLVDAGADIIEWRVDHFTHVREIPQVLAALAEIRHTLKALPLLFTFRSKKEGGETEISDEAYFELNRQAALSGLVDVIDIELFNDEAQIRALVNDAHQAGVKVIMSNHDFHKTPAQEDIIYRLRRMQDLGADLPKIAVMPQTPQDVLTLLSATLTMKEKYATRPLITMSMGKSGGVSRVTGRLFGSAMTFGTVGQASAPGQIAIAKLRELMDILS
- the sgrT gene encoding glucose uptake inhibitor SgrT, with amino-acid sequence MTRSTTKQFYQRYFSATQGASWLARQLAGRQQKMLEELMQWGVTSPTSDR
- a CDS encoding MFS transporter, whose product is MKNKYIPTAAGLYLNYLIHGMGVLLITLNMAHLQEQWGTDAAGVSIVISSLGIGKLATIVTGFLSDRFGRKPFIYLGILSYLIFFVGILLTKNIYLAYVFGIMAGLANSFLDSGTYPALMESFPHSASRANVLIKAFVSAGQFLLPFIISLLIWANLWFGWSFVIAAALFILSAIYLLKMPFPDSQAAKKEEIPAAQAAASAKPQANKLDMVIFTLYGYIGMATFYLVSQWLAQYGQFVVGMPYASAIKLLSIYTVGSLVCVFVTAAFVKEVFSSAVAMIIYTCLSMVSLLLVCLFPTPVMVTGFAFVIGFSAAGGVLQLGATIMAMSFPNGKGKATGIFYTAGSIASFTIPLITAKLSQISIASIMWFDFLIAVIGFVIALYIGYRQLQARAAQRVSRTTVTA
- a CDS encoding LysR family transcriptional regulator, with the translated sequence MNLKQLYYFKRLSETEHYTEAASSLFITQPSLSHAISELEKELGVALFARKGRNVKITQNGKRFLPYVEDALASLENGRLTLQNNDSEKKENIRIAFIYTMGESVVPQLINKYTNSPSSHKVTFSFTQGTSLSLLQALKAGKTDLAICSYIADEPEIDFIPIIQQELVVVTAKDHPLARLYDNEVDLVETIHYPYIYFSENSGLRPFIDNVFMQQKLVPDIACYVDEDTAMAGLVSIDYGIAIMPRISALANYNVRILKIKNAIPPRYIYLATMKERVLSSAIQSFKNVIINDSQRIN
- a CDS encoding sugar efflux transporter gives rise to the protein MLWLMTMGRRLNGVYAAFMLVAFMMGVAGALQAPTLSLFLSREVGAQPFWVGLFYTVNAIAGILVSLALAKRSDSRGDRRRLIMFCCLMAVGNALLFAFNRHYLTLITCGVMLASVANAAMPQLFALAREYADSSAREVVMFSSVMRAQLSLAWVIGPPLAFMLALNYGFTTMFSIAAGIFVISLALIAFKLPSVARVTQLQEGSSLPELEGGWRDKNVRMLFIASTLMWTCNTMYIIDMPLWISSDLGLPDSLAGILMGTAAGLEIPAMILAGYYVKRWGKRKMMVAAVAAGVLFYVGLIMFHGRTALLALQLFNAIFIGIIAGIGMLWFQDLMPGRAGAATTLFTNSISTGVILAGVIQGALSQSYGHGSVYWTIAAISLLTLFLTSRVKDI
- a CDS encoding FAD-dependent oxidoreductase, producing MSHYPHLFSPLTINGMTIKNRIIMPPMGTNMATLNGEVSQEQLEYYELRAKGGTGLITVENICIDFPFASNGTTQLRIDNDQYIPRLFKLTETLHKHGACVAIQLNHAGASAYAYRLNGQTPLSASCTPSKKHGNIPRPMTHEEIYHAVDKFGDAAERVRRAGFDCVEIHGGHSYLISQFLSPLFNKRTDEFGGSIENRTRILSLIIDKVRACVGPRFPISLRISADDFLKGGNTLEDSLRILELCQDKVDIINVSAAQNDNLNLQIDQMSLEDGWKRYLSRAVRDKFHKPTVIAGNIRSPKIAEDILATGDADLIAIGRGLIAEPEWVQKVQSGNERLMRKCISCNIGCADHRIARSRPLRCSINPDIIHGDAYKQQRVSRETNVVVIGAGTAGMEAACTAAEVGCNTWLLEEKSHVGGLASTIALLPEKKRIADFPQFMKNRLSGLSNLMLQVGKRADVASVAALHPQLIVNATGSVPLLPPIDGLRENIDAEGGRLFSITGMINHLDTFADAAGKRIVVVGGGAVGLDVIEYFSARGAETVLIEMQDAPGQDLDIITKNAMLTMLEEHQVEQHMRTRLTAVAPDHFTVSTASGTFDIPFDYGFVCLGMRANRAGLDDIAQWAAANNVKIMNIGDSLSARRIIDGVREGRNVLEILEDMGVLGNREAQQIPFLTY